In the genome of Trypanosoma brucei gambiense DAL972 chromosome 4, complete sequence, the window ACCTCCTCGAGTGATACGAGATAATACCCGAGCACAAGGGCTGGGCCGAAACCAGGGCTGAGTGTCAGGCACGTTTGCACGAGAGCAGCGGCGAACTCTAGATATTTGCTTCCACAATATACATTTGCTTGTGCCAACACAACCGATGCCTGAACGTAGTGCTCATTTACACTCCGCCAAACTGCTTGTTCTTCCAATGATACGTCCGTACGGAGCGACGTTGGGCGAGGTATGGTCGGCACATATTCCATCAGAAGTGTTCGTGCTGCAGTTGGGGACACGTACAGCAGTGCTCTCGCTTCCAAAAGTATCAGCGGCGTATCGTCGATAAGGGGCCGCGCGGCGTCCGAGGAACATAACGCctccttccacttcttttcttcaataCAGGAGCGGAACTTCTGCAACACCGGCAGGGCGGTACACTCCGCCGTCCATTTGACATTGTGTGGATCATCCGCTGACGGAGCGAGCTCTTTCAGCCCATAGTCATACCAGCGCCATGCGTCCCGATATCTCTCACGGACGACTAACGAACGACAGAGGAGACTCAACATATCTTTGTCTGTATCGATGCCCCTGCGAGCGTCTTCAATACATTCGTCAAAGAGCAACAGGTGCCAGTCGCATATCGCGCGCCGGCAGTGGGCCGTTTTTGAATTTGGATGTTGTCTGATGATACGGCTGAAGCAAACGTGGGCACCAGCGTAGTCCTTAGAGGCAAGCAGCCGCATCCCACGGCTCTCCAACTCCATGGATGGGAGCACCTTTTCGGCAGAACCCCCTCCCATAGCTCGAAGAATACATCTCCACTGGATGTTCTCATTAGCAACTATCAAACGACGACATGACCCTTCCTCATTGGCTGTTTGCCAAAGGGCCGCCGTCAAGTCCTTCAGTGTTCCTCCAGGAGAGCGAGAAAGTACTGACTTTTGCGTCTCTTGGTTTCCCTTCATGCGATGTTTAAATTCCCACTGCGGGTACTCACTAGGGGCCACTCTACTCATTGGTTTATTTCGCTTCTTCTGTGTCCTCACCGGCCGCTGAGGATGCCGGACAGAGTTCATTTCAGGTTTTTTCTGTGGTTTCCCTCCGCTGATATTTGGGAACAGAGTGCCACTAGATGTTATTGTCTCCGCAAAGCAAGGCAGTTGGATATGGTGACTCATGGCGCCCACGTGCAAGCTCCTCCGATGGCTGAAAGAACCGCAGTGCGGGAGGGCCTTTCTATTTCCTGTCAGGGTAAGGAAACAAAgtatttagaaaaaaaaagaattagtAAAACAGCAATGAAAACTGATAAATCCAACATAACCCAAGTGAATTAAGTGAGTTAGCTAAGCCACAAAAAGCGCCTAAGACCATGTAAGGAGAGTAGTGAACGACCTATTTCCGCCAGAAGTCGCGCGCCGCTCACGAGGGGGGGGGACCCACCCACTAACGTCCTGTCGGGTGAATggagtttaaaaaaaaaagcgaagacCAGCGTTGATAAAAcgaaagatttttttttaacgaaagaaaaagtgtgAGAACAAAAGATctctgtcaaaaaaaaaaaatcccacTTTAGGCTATAACATCTACGCCGAAACCCGTAGTCCCTCATCCAAAGCACAAAAATGGAGAACGGCCCTTAGCGTTCCCGAGTTAGAATTGAAGTTCAGAAATGTGCAAGAGAACCATACACCCTCCGCAACCATTCTCCGCTTCGACGCTTGACCTGTACTcattaacaacaaaagtgacAGCACACAACACCGGGCCCCTTGCCGATGTCACAACCAAAAGCACCGCCGCCATCTTATGCTCTTTTTGCCCCTCAGTATGGCAGCTCATTACCATCCGTAAATCGACGtaaacccacacacacaaatgcaccACCTTTTCTCTGTCGTTTACTCCTTCATCTTATTTGTCTCAAGCAGCcagtttttctcctcctccatttTCTCAGCCCACAGTCTTTCAACCCCTTGCCGTCCCAACCAGAACCACACAGGTTGCAACAACGTGAAGCAAACATCCTCCCGCCCAGACGTGCACGCACACCTTCCAGCAGCGCGCGAATTCCTCAGCGTGTTGTcattagaagaaaaaaagagaatattTACTTCTTTGGCTTCTTACGGGAACGGTGCGCACCAAATCCCTTTCCGTCGCCCCTACCGTCCAGATCGCTGGGAAGCAGCTTGCCCATTTTCATCAACGGCGGACAGCAGCGCAGCGCGTCGGGAagttggaaaaaaacaatgtttGTTCCACACACCAACACCTTCGGCATATCCACCTCCCGTCCCGCCATCGTCGTCTTGCGGGCGGAGGTCAGTAACACGCCCATATTGTCCACCACCTCGCTAAGCGTACCGGTGTAAAGCTCCCCATTTTTTAACTCCAACGACACGGTGGTGCCGACAGCATCGGACAGCACCTTCAGCGGGAGCCCCTCCGTGTTCATAGTCTACTCCAAGTGAGAAACAGATGGGAGAAGTTACACGCGTGGGGGCACGAGGTGCTTTCAGTGTccggtttcttttcttttcttcctttttttccctatCTTGCCGTTGAAACGAGTAAGAGTGAAGtcataataattttttttataacgATAAGGAGAGGAAAGCTAGCAGCACTAATATCTGCAACGGGGAAGGGAATTGAAGGCCAAGTACGGAACATTTGCATGCACTCAAGGTTTAACACACGTAAAAACGGAAggaacagcagcggcaattgAACGACATCGCATGATAGATGGTAACGTATGTTACCTCAACAAACGCACAGCACATGACAACACGATGGTCATATGCATCCGAAACCAACACGCCAACTTGTCCACAGCGATGCGCTAGTGACCCACCTCCCACCCTGCAGAATATACGCATGTGCATGCGAAAGTGACACAAGTCATGCCAACAGCCCGCATGgaacaaaacgaagaaaacaagCACTCGTTGTCTCAGTCGGTACGCAAATGCTCCACCACACGTATTAGAGTTACGTTGAGCTCTATAAAGGGTGAGCACACCGTTTGACCCCGCCGCTGAAATGAGTAAACATACAGGACTCCCACAACGCCAGTGTTCTTTTGAGAGTGCATGCCGTGGTCTGGAACACAGAAAGTGCATCTCCACTACTGTTTTCTAtattctcttccccccccccttgggcacatacacacacacacagatacATGGGCAAAGGGTTTCTCCAAGGCACCACCGCCGTGTGGGAGGGAtggtggaagagaagagtTTTGATTAGAGTCACCTCACTTCGTTTCGGGTTAATGTGAATTTTCGGTATTAACTGTGTACTAAATCAGGACTCCGCATCCCTCTCACCGGATATATCCTCCTCGTCCACAGAGCAGCAAAGCATGGCGAATGTACGCCAATCACATTGACGTGCGTCTTCACCACCCGACAGCAAAAGCATGCGCACGCATTCCGGGTACTCCCGCATCGTACACTCGTGCCAAAACATTCCAGAAAATTCGGGAATGAAGAGCCACTCCCGCCACCCCTTACAAACGTTCTCGGCGACACTTAATGTGAATTCAAGCGGAAGGTACGACAACACATGAAGTACGAGGGTAGAGTGCTGGTGCCAGCGTAAGTCCACGCAATGGGAATTCAGGACTGAGGTTGGCTCCGCATCACTACTAATGTTTGGCGCACCTCCCTCAGAAAGGTACACTGCTACCTCCTCAGCAAACCGCTTAATCATCATTTCCTCTGTCACATCAAGTTCGTTTTGTTCCTTGGGTGTTATACGTAGAGCGGTTGGGAGCCCATGTTCCCTCGTAACGTCATCAACGGCACAACACGCCTCCCTCGCCTGTCGCTGAGCATCCAGCAGTAGAGCATAAGCGCCATTAAGCTCCTCGACAACATCAGGTGTGAAAATGTCCGGATAGGCAGCAGCAGTGACCAATCGCTCCTCCGGTTGCCCCTTTATGTACTGTGCAAGCAAACCTGCAATGTCCGCACTTGTACGCATCTCCGCCTCCAGTTCGTATACAgacacacccacacacactGCGGTGTCCTAACAGTACTTCCTATGGGGGACCGCAGCTAATGTGATTAAACAAATGCGAAATGAAGACATACATGATGAATGGAGATGGGCAATAGAAAAGGGGGTAAGGAAGCAGTGAAGAAGAGTAGAGAAGAAGAGTGGACACATTGGTGAAGGCTGCAAGTGACACATTCACCTGGGGAATGTGTTGAGAGGAATAAAAGGAGCCCGGAAGTGAGCATGATGTCGCTGAGGGGAGGCAAAAACAAATGCGTGCACATTCATGTGCTCCCATGCCCTTCTTTCGCTTTCCAATTAAGTCTGTCATAACTAACCAATCAAGCAGGCTtgacaaagggggaaaaaaatcattaaaagaaggggaaaatacaACGATAGAAATAAACGCGGTATGGCAGAACAAATGCTTAATTGATGAATACTAATGGGGTGAAGCGCTGACGCTGGTTGCTTCCATAAAGCTGCCGATCAGTTCCTCGAGCGCCACCCTATACTCCAATCTATCTTTATTGACGCTATTGCTACAACCACTACTTTTGCGTGTGCTTGATGACGACGTCGCCGTCTCCTCTGCAGAGATGTCATCCAACGCCATTTGCAGTTTTCTGTTCTCCTCACAAAGTTTCCGGTATTTGGTACGTACGCTATAAAGCTTTTGCTGTAGTCCAGCTTGCTCCTTCTCCCCGCACGTAGAGACCGCGGTTGCAACACGAACCGCTTCATCCGAAGGACCCACAGAAGGTGGCACTATTGGAAGAGCTTGCGAGCTGAACTTTTCTGGCGATGCCCCCATCCCTACCCCACATGGTTGGGTACATCTACTCTTCAACTGCATGAGCGCCGTATCCGCCTCCTTCAGGGCCACCCGGAGTTGCTCCTGTCGCTTCCTTGCCGCAACATCCAGTCGCAACAGGCGCCTCTTACGACGTTGTGCCTCCTCTATCTTGTGGTCAAGGGCCTGTAGTTCGCTCATCATCCTTGCTGTCTCCGTTGTCTGAACTCGCAGTCTGTTTTCCAAGGTCTTATGTAGCCGGGACTTTTCCTCCACTAGACGGCGGAGCTCTTTGACCCTTGACTTGACGCCCAAAATTAGCGGATCTCCGCCCACCTGAGCAGACGGCGGTCGCTTCGTCAACGATAAGTGACCGGAGCACTCAAGTACAGAATGCCCCCCATGCTGTTGATCCACCTCTGACATATTTTCCTGTCGCGCTCGTGAGAGAGTGAGCCACCTTACTAACAAATTGCTTCCCGCCACTGTGAACAAGAGCGATCgaagaaagcaaaggaagggagaCGAAAGATAAGATGCGGGGCTGACCAAAAAGGGAGCGAGCATGCATCTGGAAAAATAGAGCAAAAACCAGAACGCAACAAAGTAAGCTAAGCCGAAATAAGTGTGATACGCTTACTGCCAACTAAACTTCGCCTGCGAATGCAGCACTTGGCACGCATGCAGGTCAGGGAACACGTAAAGTAGCCCTTCAACCCACAGGGTGAAACAACACAAAGTAGAAGTATATAAGCAATTGGAACGAGGGTCACCTCAACTACTATTTTACGTGCGCAGTGTCACCCTGTGGCCCACTACCAGTTATTTATATTCCACCGACAGCACTTCCGAACTTAGACAAGAAACGGCCGTAACAGTTGTTATACGAGTTCTACAACACACTCACTACCACCCCTCCTCCGCCCCACGCATTCTCCAACTACTGGCTTTTCAGTTTACCGTCATCCTCAAGTGGGGACCAACTTTTTGACTATTAAATTGCGTAGAGTGGTGAGAGGATCAGGTGGAGAACAAGCAGGAACCCATCACCCACATCTGACGGCTATGTTTTATCGGTAAGCAACAAAGTTGGAAATAgggggaaaatgaggaaggaTGAGATAGTAAGCGCAGTGAAACAGCAATCGCTCAGAGATCCGCGCATTATTTGCTTTTAAGTATGCATACAAATACTTTTTAGTCACAGCGAGGAGGATGTTGATTGGGTGCACTATCCTCACAGAAGAAGCAGGGTGATTGCAGCTAGACGCCGCATGTCCTCGGCAAAACCAAAATCACTGCTCAAAGCGTACAGAATAGCCGCCTGTGTTAGGGTCTTTGTCGAACTTGAAATTGTCTGTAGACAATCCAAAATAGTTTAAAAATCGGTTTCCCATATTTTTCAGTTCCCCGAGCATCTTCTGCATCTCTTCATCTACTTTCGCCTTTGCCTGCCTTTTGCGGTCCTGGCTGCCAGCATCCAGCGTGCCACCTAGCTTTTCGTATTCCTCATAATCCCCGTACGCATTGGACCACTTCCCCAACACATAATAGCACTCGGCACGTCGATAATACGCCTTACTGTACTGCTTATTGTGTCGAATCGCCTCGCTGAGGTGAGTGATAGCGTCTTCGGGCATCCCCTGCTTTGATAAACACAGGCCGGCATTGCAGTACACCTGTGATGTAAGTGTGTAATCAATACCATCATCGTCACCGTCCTGAGCCGCGTCATCGGCCCCCACTTTGGAGGACTTTTCG includes:
- a CDS encoding TPR-repeat-containing chaperone protein DNAJ,putative gives rise to the protein MSHHIQLPCFAETITSSGTLFPNISGGKPQKKPEMNSVRHPQRPVRTQKKRNKPMSRVAPSEYPQWEFKHRMKGNQETQKSVLSRSPGGTLKDLTAALWQTANEEGSCRRLIVANENIQWRCILRAMGGGSAEKVLPSMELESRGMRLLASKDYAGAHVCFSRIIRQHPNSKTAHCRRAICDWHLLLFDECIEDARRGIDTDKDMLSLLCRSLVVRERYRDAWRWYDYGLKELAPSADDPHNVKWTAECTALPVLQKFRSCIEEKKWKEALCSSDAARPLIDDTPLILLEARALLYVSPTAARTLLMEYVPTIPRPTSLRTDVSLEEQAVWRSVNEHYVQASVVLAQANVYCGSKYLEFAAALVQTCLTLSPGFGPALVLGYYLVSLEEVLVRVADLFGKKRYVDAIPHINEGLGLDKSNRLMCAHLYCMRAEVHSHCGRYNNAVDDCTSAIDMDPSCAKAYACRAEAHYQLGCRAEAALDRLTAVKFDPELSHILRGDEEQSLPKMEANGSSQPRNGQKRCIPRWYDAFLRKDDFATDPFEKAEKENSTPVVRTMNLMTLYDALELPFGATIDDVRSQYKKLTLKYHPDRVIGESPGMQEAALEKFKRVSRAHEVLSNPEEKLLYDVSLGMTFSAAT
- a CDS encoding small nuclear ribonucleoprotein SmD3, putative, with translation MNTEGLPLKVLSDAVGTTVSLELKNGELYTGTLSEVVDNMGVLLTSARKTTMAGREVDMPKVLVCGTNIVFFQLPDALRCCPPLMKMGKLLPSDLDGRGDGKGFGAHRSRKKPKK
- a CDS encoding T. brucei spp.-specific protein, which translates into the protein MHFLCSRPRHALSKEHWRCGSPVCLLISAAGSNGVLTLYRAQRNSNTCGGAFAYRLRQRVLVFFVLFHAGCWHDLCHFRMHMRIFCRVGGGSLAHRCGQVGVLVSDAYDHRVVMCCAFVEVTYVTIYHAMSFNCRCCSFRFYVC